In the genome of Anabaena cylindrica PCC 7122, the window CCTTGGTACATAACGGTTGTGTCACTTATCAGCTTTACGAATGGCGAATTGTTATGGAATGACACACAATTACTGAATTTTTATGTTATGATTACTTTTAGACCTGGATCTATGCAACTTCAACGCCCAAATCTTGTCAGGACCGGAAGGTAGCAGCAATAAGGGATGCTTGTGGTAGGCGTAGTCTCCGGGTCGCCCCATTTTTAGGAGCGCTTTGCAGCAATGCCTGGTTTTGGAGATATTGTTCAAAAAGCTTTTTACCTTGGTGTAGGCTTGGCTTCTTACGCTGGTGAGAAAGCAGGGGGAAAATTAGCCGAACTGCGATCGCAAGTCCAAAAACTGGCTGACGAGATGGTGGCTAAGGGCGAAATGAATACAGAAGAAGCTCGTCGTTTCGTCGAAGATATGATGAAGCAAGCCCAACAACCCCAAGCACCTGGTGATACACCTGAAAAAACAGCCCCTTCTGAACCTCGTCGCATCGAAATCTTGGAGGTAGATGAAGAACCAGCTGTTAAACAAGAACCAACTGGAAATGTTGATCATTTACGCCAACAAGTACTAGAATTGCAGCAAAAGTTAGAGCAACTCAAAAACGATCAGTAAAAAATTACTTTTTACTTTGAGAACTCAGCAAAAGTTGTCAGTTGGCAATGATGATATATGCACAGCTTGTTTTATGTGCATTTCCTATTGTGTACACTAGCACTTACAAGCAGGTATATCAAGCATCCTGTTTGTAGCCATTAAGGCAGTTAAGCTTATGGAACCGTGGCAAAAAGACTTAGTTGAAATCATCGAAACTTTGGCTGATGAAGTAGAGAGCTTCTTCCTAGTAATGAATGATATGGTAGATTCATTTTTTGAACTGACGGAAGAAATTACCGAACAGATACACAATAGCATTGCCGCTGACATTGACCAGTACTTACAAGAATTAGCCGAACCGCTTTTGGAAGTTTACTGGGAATTGGAAGACGTGGTAGGAGATGTCGATCCCGGTTTTCCTTATGCAGTTGAACCTACAATAGAAAAAAATGCCGCTTGTATCGGTTGTAGCAACTATCATGGGCAAGTTTATAGCGGTAACTTGCTAGTTTGTGCTATGCATCCCCACGGTTGGGATGACGCGAATTGTCCAGACTGGGAAACAAGTTCTTAGTACCGAGTTATGAGTACCTAGTAATGATTTAGCAATCAATGTTAGATTAAAGTTTATGAATCTCTGCATTTTTTTGACTAAATTTTATGAGTAATACCTTACCTGAGACTGTTACCCCAGCAAACCCAGAAATGAAATATGGTGAACGCGAGATTGCAGAAGGGAAATTAATTACATTTCCTAACCCGCGTGTGGGTAGACGCTACGATATTAGTATTACCTTGCCGGAATTTACCTGTAAATGTCCATTTTCCGGTTATCCTGACTTTGCGACTATTTATATCACCTATATCCCTGATGAACGGGTGGTAGAATTGAAGGCTTTGAAGCTGTATATTAATAGTTATCGCGATCGCTATATTTCCCACGAAGAAACAGCAAATCAAATCTTAGATGATTTTGTTGCTGCTTGCGAACCTTTGGAAGTTACGGTGAAGACTGATTTTACTCCCCGTGGAAATGTGCATACCGTGGTTGAGGTAAAACATATAAAAGAAAAAGAAGAGATTTTTTAACCCAGAATTTTTTTGTAGTGAGGGCTTAAGTCACCACTACGAACGTTTTTGACTACAACTTTCAGAATATAGCAATTTATTCATCTAAAACAAAAGAAACAAAAGCAGTTCCTTCTGGTAAATTATGAGTAATAAATTGTTTAGCTATAGACAAGCTTTCTGGAATATAGCCTTTCCCACTCTAGTTAGATACAAAATTACCCCTCCCCAACCCTCCCCTTACCAAGGGGAGGGTGCGCGACAGCGCGGGTGGGGTGTATTTCATGAGATTGGGAATTGCTATATCATCAATTTCACTTAAATCTAATGAACCAGGATCTTCGGCAATTTGATCATTAAAATAACACCATAAATTTACACCTAAAATTAAAATATCTCTAGATTCAATCTCTTTAATAAAGTCAAGTGCATGAGTAGGAGTTAATAACAATTCTCCAGCTTTAATGAATCCTGTTTTTTGATATTCATCAATTAATTTCATATTTTTCATTCCTTTTTGAGTTGTTAGTAAAAAATCATTTTAGTTTCTTACTCAATAACTTAATTGAATCATTCAGTTTAGTATTGTTTTTCAATCCAGTTAGGATCATTTAATTTTTGAGAGATTTCCGACGACGTAATCTGTTAATAAATTTAAATACCTTACCTGCAAAAGAATTTACAAAGCGGTAGGTTTTGCGAACCCTATCTAAAAGTGGATAAGGTACTCGCAACCGCAAAGGATAGAAAATAGGCAAATATATCAAATAATAAGCCTTTTTCAAACTATCCCATTTTGAGCAGTATTCCTGTTGCAGAAAATCAGAAATATCAACAACTAAACCTCTCCCCTCAGACATCATCACATTCTTGCCATGAACATCATGAGGGTAAAGTCCACGAGTTCGCGCATAGTCTAAAGCACTATCAATATCTCTGATTACTTGGGGAGGAATACGCAAACCTTTGTGCAGACAGTCATAAAGGGTAACACCATATAATCTTTTCAAGACTAACAAGCCTTCGTGGGCATAAAAACACTCAGAAAAAGCCGGGTGTGAACCAAGACGATTGTAAACTTCTAGTTCCTCCTCAAACCCAGGACGACCGGGGGCATAAACTTTAACCACCAAGTCTGGGTATTCAGGATGATAAACCACTGCTGCGTAGTTTCCTGTACCTAGTAGTTGCCAAGGCGCGGGAATATGGCGTACTTGTGCTGGGTTGTGAGGATGAACACTTTCCACAATTAACTGTGGAATCAGTTCTTGGTGAATACTTGCAATCAGTGATTGAATATTGGATTTATTCATAGGAATAAAATACACCACTTAATTGCTATTATGCCCCAAATATGCAGAAAAAGATTATTTTTGTGCTGGGTTAGTCAGTTGATCTAAAATCTCTAAAACCTCTCTTTCAAAAGCAACTTGAGCGCGGTTAGTCTTACCACCTACATACAGCATATCGCCCTTTTGTAAAGCCCAAACTTGGGAATGGGAAAAATAACTCATCACTACACCCAACATTAGTAAAGCAAACCCTGCATAAACAATGGGAATACCAGGATCAAATTTAATTTGTAAACCTGTACTACCAACAACATCAAGGATTTTCAAATTGATTCCATTTACAGGAACAGACATTCCTGCACGAACAGTATTAATTAATTTGCCTTGAGCATCATAAATTAATACCATACCTTGCAAATCTTTTGCCAGCAGAGATACACCTTCACTTAAATCAGGTTTAGTGGGAATCCAAGTTCCCCAAATCCTTCCTTTCCCTTTGGTGTCTAACTGCGCCATAGGTAATTGAAAAATTGGACTTTTATTTAATCTCACGCGGACGCTAGAAATTCCCCAATCAGTTTGATAAAAAACTACGCCATGATAACGCAGAGGTTGGTTAACAAAAATCTTCTCATGGTTAACTTCTTTCCCCTCATTATTCAACACAGATAGATCAGAATAAAATTGATCAATTCCCCCTGTAGGAGTGTAATCAATCCAAAACCGATTTACACGTACAGACCAATCTTTTAACACATCCTGAGATGACCAAGGGCCAGCATCAATCAAATTTTTGACTTGAAAAGTTTCACCACTAGAAATCATTTCTTGAGCCATAAAACCCGTCATCGCGCCCCAAATTCCCCCTAAGAGGATAGCGACGATACCAATATGGACAACAATTGGCCCAATGCGACCGACTATTCCTTTACGGGCATAGAGAAGATCATCTTTTTCCTGAAATATCCGATAACGTTTTTCTTGTAATATTGGAGTGAGTGACTGCAAAGAACTCGCATCTAATTCTGCACTCAAAGCTAACTTTTGAAATTGTCTAGGTTCTTCATAATATTTCCAACGTTGTGCAGCTTTTAAAGCTGGTAATTGACGAGTAAAAGTACAAGCAGTTAAACTGGTTCCAAATAAAACTAATAAAGCTAAAAACCACCAAGTTCGATATACATGATCTAACCCCACAACTTGAATTACTTTCCAAGAAAGGAACCCAAATAAAGCCGGATGTTCTGGGTAATTAGATTGATAAAATGCTGGCAACTGTCCCTGTTCAATTACCGTGCCACTGACGCTAAATAAGGCAATTACTAATAACAGGATAATTGCCAAACGTAAATCAGTTAATACAGGCAAAATCTCACGCCGGATAAATCGCCAAGGTATTAACCACCAACTTAATTCTGTGGATGTTGTATTATCTAAAGTCATGCCTAGAAACTACCAATGGGGATGCGAGAAATTAAGGAAAATACGCCAAATCCTACTAATAATGCACCACTGATAGGATTAATCCAACCAGACCAGCGACGCAATTCTAATAGTTTTTTTATTGATGCAGTAAATGTACCCGCTAAAATTAATGGGGCTACATATCCGGCTGTGTAAGAAAGTAATAAAACAGCACCTAAAATTAAATCTTGGGTATTAGCAACCCAACCTAATAAACTAGCTAAAACTGGTGTACTACAAGGTGAAGCGACTAACCCAAATGTTAAACCAATGCAATAAGAACGGACTCCGGGAGGCAAATCTTGGGAAATCCAATTTGTTTCGTTCAAAGATGGAAATTGTATAGGTAAGGCTTCTAATAAATTAAGCCCCATAATAATAGCAATAATGCTGACAATAATTGGTAAACCAATTCCCACTTGACCGTAGACTTTTCCAACTAAACCTGCTACGATTCCCATCCCTGCTAATGTGGTTGCTAATCCCAAAGCAAACCAAGTAGACTGTGCTGCGGCTTGTAAACGGCTTTTGGCTTCATAACCACCAATGTAGCCGATGGTAATCGGCAACATAGACAGCATACATGGCGTAAGGCTGGTGAGCAAGCCAGCCGCAAATATGATGCCAATACTCACAACGCTGAGGTGGGTGAGTTGGTTAGCAACAAGGGTGTTGGCAAATTGTTCAAGTTCGTAAATTCGGGAAGCGAGAGTTTCTAGCATGGATATGTGTGTGGGAATGCTTGCTCTGCTTGAATTTTAGCGTATTTTGGATAATCAGGCGAGAATCAAGCTGTGGTTAAAAACCCTTAAATCCCATTTCTGCTTCTATTTTTTGTTTGATTGGAGTTAAATTCATCTGGGATACAAATGGACTAATTTGGCGTTTTGTTTGGATTTGGCTCAACAATATACTAACTAAAACCAAGCTACCACCAATATATTGTGCTTGAGTAGGAATTTCACCCAAGATTAAATAAGCTCCCAAAATACTGATAACTGGTGTAACTGAGCCTACCAAAATAGTTGTAGACACAGAGGAAGTTTTGAAGCCTCTGAGCCACAGTAATTGACCTAAAACTACAATTACAGCACTATACAATAACATCCATTGCCAAAGGAACGGTGAGAACACATCCATAAAATGCTCTTTACCATAGAGTGTTAAAGCCACAACAAAAAATATCACCGTTCCCAAAGCAGTCCGAAAAATGCTATAGATACCTAAAGGAATTTGGGAAAGACGTTGTTTAGCAATAATGGCGGCAACAGCTACAGCTACTGAGGCTACAGCCGTAAGAATTTCGCCTAGTCCTATGGCAAAACCTCCCATATTCATCATAGCTTGTGCTGGTGGCTGAAGGATAATGGTCAAGGTAACACCAACAAAAGCTAAAAATGCTCCTATAACTTGCCAACGAGTTACCCTTTCTTTTAAGCACCAGACTGATAAAGCCAGTGTCAGAGGTGGTTCTAAGCGTCCAACTAAAACAACATTGTTGACATTGGTGAGAGCCAAAGCCTGGAAAAATAAACTAGGAGCTAAGGCTCCTGAAAGAAGAGCTACTATGGTGAGGTAAAACCAATCCCGTTGAGAAAGTTTCTGGAGAGTAGCTTTGTTCCACTGTCGCCAATAAATGATGACTAGAAATATTAAGGCGCAGAGATTCCCTACAAATAAGACATTACACAAAGAAATGGGATTGCGATCAGCTATTAAATTTTGCGCTCCAATTTCTGTTAACTTGCGGGTTACGGCACTAGAAACACCAAAAATCAAAGTAGCCAAACAAAGATATACTTGTCCGGGAATTTTGTCAACTAAATCATGCCATTTTTTTGGTTTATTCACTATAAATTTGATGCTATTTAGCCACAATAAATTATACTATATTGGCTGAGTGAAGTTTTTATGAGAAAATGCTGAGTAGGGATTTAATTATTATTTCCGATAAACTCAGAAAATTTATGGCTTGCCTTCATCTCTGTTTCAGTATTGAATGGGATGCTTTGCATAGTTGAAATTAATTCAGGAAAACGCTAATGAAATTTACTTCTTCTCTACTTGCAACTGTGGCTCTAGCTGGTATGATGACAGTCTGGGATGCTCCACTCAAAGCTATTAATCCTAGTTTAGTTCAAGCATCAGCCCAAGAAGTTAAGCAAATGCAGAAAGCCGAAATGAAAGATACTACTGGCTTAACTACTAAACAAAAGATTGATATGCTGATGAAAAATAAAGGCCAGTTTGGTAG includes:
- a CDS encoding cytochrome c biogenesis protein CcdA — translated: MLETLASRIYELEQFANTLVANQLTHLSVVSIGIIFAAGLLTSLTPCMLSMLPITIGYIGGYEAKSRLQAAAQSTWFALGLATTLAGMGIVAGLVGKVYGQVGIGLPIIVSIIAIIMGLNLLEALPIQFPSLNETNWISQDLPPGVRSYCIGLTFGLVASPCSTPVLASLLGWVANTQDLILGAVLLLSYTAGYVAPLILAGTFTASIKKLLELRRWSGWINPISGALLVGFGVFSLISRIPIGSF
- a CDS encoding cytochrome c biogenesis protein encodes the protein MTLDNTTSTELSWWLIPWRFIRREILPVLTDLRLAIILLLVIALFSVSGTVIEQGQLPAFYQSNYPEHPALFGFLSWKVIQVVGLDHVYRTWWFLALLVLFGTSLTACTFTRQLPALKAAQRWKYYEEPRQFQKLALSAELDASSLQSLTPILQEKRYRIFQEKDDLLYARKGIVGRIGPIVVHIGIVAILLGGIWGAMTGFMAQEMISSGETFQVKNLIDAGPWSSQDVLKDWSVRVNRFWIDYTPTGGIDQFYSDLSVLNNEGKEVNHEKIFVNQPLRYHGVVFYQTDWGISSVRVRLNKSPIFQLPMAQLDTKGKGRIWGTWIPTKPDLSEGVSLLAKDLQGMVLIYDAQGKLINTVRAGMSVPVNGINLKILDVVGSTGLQIKFDPGIPIVYAGFALLMLGVVMSYFSHSQVWALQKGDMLYVGGKTNRAQVAFEREVLEILDQLTNPAQK
- a CDS encoding phasin family protein, with amino-acid sequence MPGFGDIVQKAFYLGVGLASYAGEKAGGKLAELRSQVQKLADEMVAKGEMNTEEARRFVEDMMKQAQQPQAPGDTPEKTAPSEPRRIEILEVDEEPAVKQEPTGNVDHLRQQVLELQQKLEQLKNDQ
- the queF gene encoding preQ(1) synthase; translation: MSNTLPETVTPANPEMKYGEREIAEGKLITFPNPRVGRRYDISITLPEFTCKCPFSGYPDFATIYITYIPDERVVELKALKLYINSYRDRYISHEETANQILDDFVAACEPLEVTVKTDFTPRGNVHTVVEVKHIKEKEEIF
- a CDS encoding DMT family transporter; protein product: MNKPKKWHDLVDKIPGQVYLCLATLIFGVSSAVTRKLTEIGAQNLIADRNPISLCNVLFVGNLCALIFLVIIYWRQWNKATLQKLSQRDWFYLTIVALLSGALAPSLFFQALALTNVNNVVLVGRLEPPLTLALSVWCLKERVTRWQVIGAFLAFVGVTLTIILQPPAQAMMNMGGFAIGLGEILTAVASVAVAVAAIIAKQRLSQIPLGIYSIFRTALGTVIFFVVALTLYGKEHFMDVFSPFLWQWMLLYSAVIVVLGQLLWLRGFKTSSVSTTILVGSVTPVISILGAYLILGEIPTQAQYIGGSLVLVSILLSQIQTKRQISPFVSQMNLTPIKQKIEAEMGFKGF